The Spongiibacter tropicus DSM 19543 sequence TCCATATGGACTTTCGTCACCAGCGGACAGGTGGCATCAAACACTTTCAAGCCACGTCGCGCCGCTTCATTGCGCACAGCTTGCGATACACCGTGGGCGCTGAAAATCACGATTTTACCATCGGGGACTTCGTCCAGCTCATCAACAAACACAGCCCCGCGCTGGCGCAGGTTTTCGACGACAAATTTGTTGTGCACAACCTCGTGCCGCACATAAATCGGCGCGCCGAACACATCCAGCGCGCGATTTACGATTTCAATCGCGCGATCTACCCCCGCGCAGAACCCCCGGGGATTAGCCAAAACGATTTCCATGCTGTGCTCAACCGGCATGCTGAACCTCATCCTCGCCGCTATGCGGCTGCACATCGATGATCTCGACCTTGAAGCCCAGCGTACGCCCAGCCAGGGGATGATTAAAGTCTACGTCGACCATTTCATCGTCAATGGCGCTGATCACACCCGGCAACTCCGCATTGGCGGCATCGGCAAAATTCATCACCAGCCCCTCGCTGAGTTCGATATCGCCGAACTGGCTGCGCGGCAAACGTTGAATATTGGCGGGATTGCGCTGCCCAAAGGCATCCTCTGGCGCCAGCACAAGCTCCTGCTGATCACCGGCCACAAGGCCTAACAACTTTGATTCGACCCCAGGCAGTAGCTTGCCGTCGCCGAAGACAAACACCGCGGGCTGGCGCGAGAAAGTGGAATCCACCTCACTGCCGTCTTCCAACAGCAGCGCAAAGTGCAAGGTAACAGCGGTTCCGGGTCCAATCGCTAAGCTCATTTATCTTCTCTCTGGGTCAGGGCCATGCCAGCTATTTGCGGCTCTCAGGGTTCAATACGGTATCCAGCACCAGCAGGATGGCGCCTACCGTAATGGCCGAGTCAGCAATATTAAAGGTGGGGAAGTACGCGCTGCCCCAATGCACAGAAATAAAATCGATCACATGGCCGTGCAGCAGGCGATCAATCAGGTTGCCCAGTGCGCCGGACAACACCAGGGACAATGCCGCCGACAGCAGGCGCTGTTGCTGGTCGAGGCGCATCAGCCAGACAAGCAGATAGCCGCTGACCAGCGCCGCAATCCCGGTGAAAAACCAACGCTGCCAGCCACCGGCATCGCTGAGAAAGCTGAAGGCGGCGCCGGGGTTGTAGTGCAGCGTGATGTCCAACACCGGCAACAAGGCATTGGGCTGACCGTAAACCAGTTGCGTATCGGCCAGATACTTGCTGAGCTGATCGAGCAGGATCAGCAGAATGGCAAACACCAGCCAATAAAGGCGATTGCGGCGCTGAGCCGCGGCCTGCGCATCAGGCATAGTGGCGAACCTCGCCGTCACCATCGACATTATCAATACAACGGAAACACAGTTCGGGGTGCTCCAGCGATTGCCCAACATCGTCGCGATGGTGCCAGCAGCGTGTGCACTTCATGCCCTCACTGGCGCGAACCCGCACTTCCAGCCCGTCTACATCGGTCGTCGCCGCCTCATTAGAGGCTGAGATCGGCGCCAGCATGGCTGCTGAGGTGATCAGTACGAAACGCAGTTCATCACCCAGCTTGGCCAGAGTATCGATCAGCTCTTCGCTGCAAAACAGCGTCACTTCTGCCTGCAAGGAACCGCCTACGACACCTTCGTTGCGGGCATTTTCCAACACTTTGTTCACCGCCGTTTTTACTGCTTGCACACGGCGCCAGAAGGCATCATCCATATCGTCATCAGCAGGCAGACGACTGAGCCCGGTATACCACTCAGCCGCAAATACCGGCCCCTGGCGCTCGCCCGGCAGTACCTGCCACAGCTCGTCAGCGGTAAAACTGAGGATCGGCGCAATCCAGCGAGTCAGTGCTTCGGCAATGTGGTACAGCGCAGTTTGCGCAGAGCGACGGGCACGGCTGTTTTCCTGCGTGGTGTACTGACGGTCCTTGATGATATCCAGATAGAAACCACCCAGTTCGAGCACGCAGAAATTGTGCAGCTTCTGGTAAACCTGATGGAACTGATAGTCGTTGTAAGCCGCCTGCAGCTCGTCCTGCAGCACGGCTGCACGATGAACAATCCAGCGATCCAGCGCCAGCATATCGTCGCTGTCCAGCGCGTTTTCAGCCGGATCAAAACCGGTCATATTGGCCAGCAGGAAGCGTGCGGTATTACGGATACGGCGGTAGGAATCGGCGGTGCGCTTGAAAATTTCATCCGACACCGTCATTTCATTACGGTAGTCGGTAGCCGCCACCCACAGGCGCAGAATATCCGCACCTAGGTTGTTCATCACTTCCTGAGGTGCGATGACATTGCCCAGGGATTTGGACATTTTGCGACCGTTCACATCGACGGT is a genomic window containing:
- the lspA gene encoding signal peptidase II — translated: MPDAQAAAQRRNRLYWLVFAILLILLDQLSKYLADTQLVYGQPNALLPVLDITLHYNPGAAFSFLSDAGGWQRWFFTGIAALVSGYLLVWLMRLDQQQRLLSAALSLVLSGALGNLIDRLLHGHVIDFISVHWGSAYFPTFNIADSAITVGAILLVLDTVLNPESRK
- the fkpB gene encoding FKBP-type peptidyl-prolyl cis-trans isomerase; translated protein: MSLAIGPGTAVTLHFALLLEDGSEVDSTFSRQPAVFVFGDGKLLPGVESKLLGLVAGDQQELVLAPEDAFGQRNPANIQRLPRSQFGDIELSEGLVMNFADAANAELPGVISAIDDEMVDVDFNHPLAGRTLGFKVEIIDVQPHSGEDEVQHAG